The Saccharothrix violaceirubra genome segment TCGACGCCACGTCGGGCACGTCGTCGACCGCCACGTCGAGCTGCGTCAGCTCGGCACGCCACCGCGCCTCGATCGGTTCGAGGGCCTCCAGCACGAGAGCGTCGAAGCGCTCGGCACGGCTGCGCGCGGCCGGCAGCGTCGCCGGGTAGAGCGGTCCGCGCAACCCGCGCCCGTGCCGGTCGCGGCGCCGCCTCGGCGCACCGGGTCGTCGCGATCCCCTGGCCATCACCACCCCGCCAGCCTAGTTGGCGGGCCCTCGGGCCCTGTCCGGGCGGTCGGTCGGGCAGCGGGTTCCAGACCCTCGGGAAGAGGTGTCCGGGAGCTGGTA includes the following:
- a CDS encoding metallopeptidase family protein, whose amino-acid sequence is MARGSRRPGAPRRRRDRHGRGLRGPLYPATLPAARSRAERFDALVLEALEPIEARWRAELTQLDVAVDDVPDVASTDDGDVVEDGNVPLARLLPAGSDRRARIVLYRRPLEARAKDGADLSDLVHDVLVEQVANYLGLDPDVIDGD